The genomic region AAAATTTGAGCTGCTTCTTCCGCCAATAATTTCGAATAAGAACGCTCGCGTAGTGAGCCATATAAAATGAGGATGCGTGGAGCATGCTTTACTTTGAGTGAAGTATTGATGAGATTAAACTTCTCTTGCTTTAAGTAATCTGAATGTACCATGATTGTTATCCTTATCTTAAAACTCTTGTGTGTACTTTCTCTATCTAGTCAATAATTCTTCACTCATATCAAGTGCCATTTATAAATCATCGTATCACTAGAGCATATTTTGATTAAAGACAAGATATAGTTTGGTAATTCGCCTTCAAGTTCATTACCTACAGAATTATTTTTATTTGAACATAATCTAAAACCCACAGGATTGCTTATAGCAATATATTCTCTTTCTCATTAGTTGAAAATAATAAAATCGACCGAGTACTCTGACTCTGTCGATTTATTGTAAAGTAATGACTAGTAAAAATTACAGGACGTAATGCTTCACAATTTCAGCATAGAGATCACCAACGCGATAGCCTTTTTCTTTAGTTGCTTCCAAAATAGCATCTAGTTTAGCTTCATCCTGTACACCAGGTTCCCGACTCGTCATATAACTAATTAGCTTTTTACTAAAAGCTCGAGCCATCAATGACTGAGAATAAGACCCTAAGTAATCTTTTAACTTCGTAACATCTGTTACTTTTTGATCATTAATTTTTACTGGATCTGCTACGAAATGATTATTGTAACCACCAATCGAATCATATTTATCCATAAGGATTGCTAAAGAATCTAAACGCTTATGGCAAGAATTACATGCAGGATTTTGAGCGTGAACCTCGAGGCGCTCACGGAGCGTTCTTCCCGTTGAAGTATCTTCAAAGTCATTCACATCTACATCAGGAGGTGAAGGCAAGGGTGAGTCAAGAATATTTTCCGAAATCCATGCTGCTCGTTTAATCGGCAAAGGATCGACACCATTTCCTGTAGCGGTCAAGAAAGCACCCATACTCAGTATGCCTCCACGGTCTGCATTGCTAACATTCATCTTAATGAACTGACCATCTTGAGACTGACCTTCAACGGCATCGACACCATAAAAATCGATAAGCTCTTTATCTAGGAAACTATAATCAGCTTTTACCAAGTCTACGATTGGTCGGTTCTCGCGGAACAAGTTGAGTAGGAAAAACTCCGCTTCTTGTTGTTGAAGTTCTTGTAAGTTATTTCGGTGATAATCCCGGAACTTCCCTTCATCAGGCAAATTATTACTAATTTCGCCCAGTTTCAGCCATTGATAAGTAAAGGCATTAGAAAAACGCCTAAAGTGATCATGTTGAATTAACCAATTACCCAAACCTTTATAATCTTTCTTTTTGGCAGCTGTTTTATAGGTATTAATAAATTCTGCTGACGGCGGTGATTTATGGGTCATGTACGAAGTATAACGAATTTTTTCTTCTGCTGTTTTAGCTGCAGAATCCAAAATAAGGAATCGTGGTGACATAAAGAAAGTAATCATCGTATTGCGATAGGCATCTTCCATTTTCATTTTTTGTTTGCGTAAATCGCCAAACATATAAGTATAAATCACACTTAATTTCATGCCGTTAAAAGTATGAAGGAGCTTAAATTTCTCTCGCACTTCCATATCAATAATTTTTTCTTTCTGCTGAAAAGACAAAGGATTCACATTTACATTAAAAGGACCCTCAATTTTTTGATCCCACATTTTAATATAGGGAAAATCATATTGTTTTCTATCCAAATAGGCCCGTGCTTCCTCTTGCTCTTTTTCACCAGCATCTTCACCATGCCTATGGTAAGCAAGCATACTCGCTAAACGATTACGCCCTATTAAACTTTTCCAGTCTAGAGCAAAAGACACACCTGATCGACGCTTAATCTCAAACTCAATGCCATAATCTCCTTCCGAAGAAATTTCCATTGTCTCTAAATATTTAAGTTTTGCAAAGGGATCTGCTGTCCCAGGCGGTTCTAAATAAAAACGTACGGGCATGGTCAAATTATCATTCTCTTCAAATAACTGCTCATAGTCAGACACAATGGCTTCACCATATTTTTCTTTGGTGATCTTACTCATGGACATATTTTCGCAACTAGCTTTAAAGGTCAGTTTATAAGTCCCAGGTGGCAATGAACGTGCGGCCAACATTTTGTTAACGACCTGATTTTCATTCGCATCTAAATAACGATCTTGTTTGCTTTCTTTTTTCTCTGAAAGATCTTTGAAATCCAAAGAACAATACCATCTAGGATTATATTGCGGCCATCGCACATTAGTTTCATTTCCAAAAGTTCTAACCGCAAAAGGTGTACTCGGAAATTTAACTGATTGATTCAACGGATCTAATTGCGGACGAAGCCCGATGAAACTCTGTAACATATCGTAAAGTATGTTGTAATAGTTACTGATGTAATGAGGACTCAAAATTTTCCGCTGATGCGTGTAGAAACTCTTTTCAGAATAGGATTGGTGCATTGATACTACAGGATTGTACTGAGAATAGTCGATGTCAAAAAGGTCGCCCAAAGTATTTTGGACCTCGTAAGGAGTCATAACTCGTGTCGTCACGCCTTCTTTCAAATCATCAAACATCATTTTTATCGATGCTAAAAGCAATTCCTGCTCTTCTTTTTCTAAGGGAATAGAATCCGGCTCATCCTCAACGGGAGGAGGCATTTCGCCTTTATTGATACTGCGGTATATTTTTGCCCAAGTTTTTGAGTTTGTAGATTTGGAAGCCATTAAACGCGCAATATTAAAGTCTCCTTCCGCTTCTTTACCTTCAGCACCATGACAGCTTACACACTTAGTTTTCAAGACTTCATTAAAGCTATAATGTTTAAGTTCCCCAGTAAAAAAACCATCTTCTTCGGGCTGAAAAAAATTCTCCGGTTCTTCTGGTTCTTCTTTTTTAGGTGCCTCTACAACAACTTTTGGCTTGGGTTTTGGCTTGGGTTTTGGCTTCTCTTTTTTGGGAACTATTTTTGGCTTATTTTTTTCTGCTAGTTCCGCTTGTTGTTGCTTGATAAAAGAGATCGCATCCTTAAAGAAGAAGCCTCCGACTGC from Lentisphaera profundi harbors:
- a CDS encoding DUF1588 domain-containing protein, translating into MINDNDTPSSGGQDSIPMLSPELKQQLREKLQAFEVLEEQIGQGLIAKDQTEALLNAAMAEVEAILNEGRALERAFKAEQAQHQITETSSPIIIPVSRMEPSLDDLPKLSPKENESGKIQDKLKTVTSNKASAIQDESKASQQERTIKATPQRKKPEARVGQQKSKKTQLRSKSKKKLRVPTKAPRAKKKKPFPVGLCILVLVLAVGGFFFKDAISFIKQQQAELAEKNKPKIVPKKEKPKPKPKPKPKVVVEAPKKEEPEEPENFFQPEEDGFFTGELKHYSFNEVLKTKCVSCHGAEGKEAEGDFNIARLMASKSTNSKTWAKIYRSINKGEMPPPVEDEPDSIPLEKEEQELLLASIKMMFDDLKEGVTTRVMTPYEVQNTLGDLFDIDYSQYNPVVSMHQSYSEKSFYTHQRKILSPHYISNYYNILYDMLQSFIGLRPQLDPLNQSVKFPSTPFAVRTFGNETNVRWPQYNPRWYCSLDFKDLSEKKESKQDRYLDANENQVVNKMLAARSLPPGTYKLTFKASCENMSMSKITKEKYGEAIVSDYEQLFEENDNLTMPVRFYLEPPGTADPFAKLKYLETMEISSEGDYGIEFEIKRRSGVSFALDWKSLIGRNRLASMLAYHRHGEDAGEKEQEEARAYLDRKQYDFPYIKMWDQKIEGPFNVNVNPLSFQQKEKIIDMEVREKFKLLHTFNGMKLSVIYTYMFGDLRKQKMKMEDAYRNTMITFFMSPRFLILDSAAKTAEEKIRYTSYMTHKSPPSAEFINTYKTAAKKKDYKGLGNWLIQHDHFRRFSNAFTYQWLKLGEISNNLPDEGKFRDYHRNNLQELQQQEAEFFLLNLFRENRPIVDLVKADYSFLDKELIDFYGVDAVEGQSQDGQFIKMNVSNADRGGILSMGAFLTATGNGVDPLPIKRAAWISENILDSPLPSPPDVDVNDFEDTSTGRTLRERLEVHAQNPACNSCHKRLDSLAILMDKYDSIGGYNNHFVADPVKINDQKVTDVTKLKDYLGSYSQSLMARAFSKKLISYMTSREPGVQDEAKLDAILEATKEKGYRVGDLYAEIVKHYVL